DNA sequence from the Gemmatimonadales bacterium genome:
AGCAGGTTGAAGGCGTTGGTGATGCCGACGATCCACAGGACCGTGAACAGCAGGCCCGCGACGCGGCCCAGCTCCACGATGCCGAACGGGAGCCACACCGTGGACGCGCGCACGCCCGCCGCGTACAGCCCCGCGGCCACGGCCACCTCCGCCAGCAGCTTCGGCGTGGCCTTGAGCGCCCGCAGGTCGTCGGCCACGCCGAGGGCGAAGACGACCGCGCCGCCGACGTACACCGCCTCCAGCTCGAGGCGCGAATAGCCCAGCAGGGCGCGCACCGGCTCGAAGAGCAGCGCCAGCAGCCCGAGCGCGAGGCCGGCGGCGGCGGCGATGGCCAGCCCGCCGAACCGCGGCACGGGCGGCTCCACGGTCCGGTCCAGCGCGCCGAGGCGCCGCCCGACCCGGCCAGCCACCGGCGTCAGGAGCACCCCCAGCACCGCGGCCAGGGCGAAGGTGATCAGGTACGAGCGCATCGCGCGTCCCCTTTGCGGGCCTAGTCTTAACGTGGCGGCAGGGCAACTGCAACCCCATATTAGGGCGTGACCTACGCCGTTGTCCCCCTGGCGGTGGCCGTCCTGTGCATCTGGCTGGGGCGCCGGCTGCTGACGGTGGTCGTCATCTTCGCCTATCTGAGCATCGAGGGGCTCCTCAAGCTCCTCTCCGACTACAACCGCATCGTGCACGTCGGCATCGACCTCATCGTGCTCGGGGTCGCGACCGTCTGGATCCTGGAGGCGGTGGTCGGGCGCAGGGCCCAGCTGCCGCGGCTGCCGTGGACCGGCCTGATCGTCGCCTACGTGGCCTGGATCGTGCTCGAGACCCTGAACCCGTACAGCCCGGGGCTGCTGCCGAGCCTCGCCGCCTTCAAGACCCACGTCACGATGATCCCGCTGTACTTCATCGGCGCGGCGGTCGTCCGGAGCCGGCGGGACGTCGTGCTGCTGTGCGCCGCGCTGAGCGCGGTCGCCCTGGTGCCGTTCGTCGCGGCCCTGCTGCAGTACGCCGCCGGCCCGCAGAGCGTGCTCGACCTGTCGCCGCGGTTCTGGCAGAACATCAGCTTCTACCACGAGTGGCGGCCGTTCGGCACCAGCGCCGTGCCGGGCGGGGCCTCGGTGTTCGCCTTTCTCGCCACGCCGCTGGCGCTGCTGCTGCTGCTGGCGCCCGAGCCGCGGCCGTGGATGCGCTGGCTCGGCGGGATCACGATCGCGCTCGCGGCGGGGACCTTCATCGTCTCGGGCGTGCGCCAGATGATCATGGGGTGCGCGCTCGCCATCCTGGTGATGGCCGCGCTCCTGGTGGCGCGGGGACGGAGCCGCGGCCTCGTGGGCGTGGCCTTCGTCGGCCTCGCGGGCGCCGCGGCGTACGCCGGCATCCAGGCCTGGCTCACGCCCATCTCCACCGAGCAGGTGAAGAAGTACGCGGCCGCGCCCGACATCTGGCGCGAGCGCAACGTGGTGGACCGGCTGCTCACGATGACCAAGACCGGCACCTATTTCGAGGCCCGGCAGGGGGCGCCGGCCGCGGTCTGGTACCGCGCCGTGCGCTACCCGTTCGGCGCCGGCCTGGGCCGCACCGGCTCGGGGGCCGGCACCTTCATGGCCCAGATCACCGCCGACCCGCGCAGCGCGGCGATCGAGCGCGAGGTGGGCTGGTCGGACAACTTCTTCGCCGACGAGATCGTCGAGGCCGGCATCCCGGGCGTCGTGATCTGGACCATCATCCTGGTGGGGCTCGTCGGCGGCGCCGTGCGCCTCGCCCGCCGCTCCCGCGATCCGTTCACGGCCAGCGCCGCTGCGGCCATCGCCGGCCTGTTCTTCACCTACTTCGTGATCTCGTGGGGCTCGCAGCCGCTGCTGGCGAACCCCACGCTCGCGTACTTCTGGCTCCTCGCGGGCGTCCTGGCGGCGCTGCGGCGGATGGAAGGCGAAGCGGCAGCCGAGGCGGACGGCGCGGAGGACCGGGCGGCCCTGGCGGCGCCGTGATCGGCCTGTACAGCCCGGACCTGCCGCCGGTGCGGGGCGGCGTGGCGGACCATACCCTGGTGCTGGCCCGGGCGCTGGAGTCGCTCGGCCGGCCACCCGCGGTCCTCGGACGGTACGGCGACCCGGCGCTGTTCGCGCCGCTGCCCTGCCGCGTCGGCCTCTCGCCGTGGCGGGTGGGGCGCGTCGCGCGCGAGCTGCGGCTCACGGCCGTGGTGATCCAGTACGTCCCCTTCCTGTTCGCGCGCCGCGGCGTGGCGCCCCAGCTCGTGCCGGCGCTGTGGCGGCTGCGGCGCGCGGGCGTCAGGATCGCGGTGGTGCTGCACGAGCCGTACGTGCCCTTCACCCGGCTCCCATGGCTGGTGACCGGCTGGCCGATGCGCTGGCAGCTGCGCTGGCTGCTGCGCCGCACCGCGTTCGTCTACGCGCCGGTGCCGCGCTACGTGGAGATCGCGCGGCGCTACGCGCCGGGGGCGAGGGTCAAGCTCGCGCCCATCGGCGCCACGCTCCCGGTCTCGACCCTGACCCGCGATGCCGCGCGCCTCAAGCTCGGGCTCCAGAGCGGGATGATCGCGATCGGGGTCTTCAGCCCCTCGGCGGCGGGGTTCCTCCGCCCGTGGATCGAGGAGGCGGCCCGCAAGCTGGCGGGGCACATGCAGGTGGCGTGGATCGTGTTCGGCTTCGGCGACGAGCTGGTGCTCCGCGATCCGCCGCCGGGCACCCGGGTGCTGCACGTGCCCGACCGCGATCCGGAGGTCGTCACCCGCATCATGCGCGCGCTCGACATCGCCGCCGCGCCGTACGTGGACGGGCTCACCCTGCGGCGCAGCGGGGCGATGCTGGCGCTGGCGCACGGCGTGCCCACCGTCAGCTCGACCGGCCCCCTGTTCGACCCGCGGCTCGCCGAGCTGGCGGCCTGCGAGGAGACGCCGGCGGCGTTCGCCACCCGGCTCACGCGCCTGGTGCTGAACCCCGGCGAGCGCGCGGCCGCGGCGGCGCGGGCGCAGGGCTACCGGACCAAGGCGTCCGTCGAGGTGCTGGCGCGGCAGCTGCTCAACGACCTGGGTGGTGCCAAGTGAGAGTCGTCTACGTCGTGCCCCACGCGACCCGCGGCGGCGCCGAGCGGGTCACCATGGACCTGCTCGCGCTCCACGGCCGGGAGGCGGTGGAGCCGGTGGCGATCTTCCTCAGCGAGGGGCCGCTGGTGGACGAGGCCCGGCGCCTCGGCGTCCCGGCGGAGGTGCTGGCCGCGCCCCGGATGCGCAACCTGCTCGCGGCCAACCGCGCCAAGCGCCGGCTGGCGCGGCGGCTGGTGGAGCTCAGGGCCGAGCTGGTGCACGGCGTGATGGCCTGGGGCCACGCCTACGGGGGCGCGGCGGCGCGCCTGGCGAGGATCCCCGCGGTGTGGTTCCAGCACGACGTGCCCGACTTCCACCACCTGGTGAGCCTGGTGGCGGCGCTGACCCCCGCGCGGCGCATCATCGCCAACTCCGTGCTCACCGCCAGCGCCCAGCGCCGCTTCAACCCGCGCCGTGCCAGGATCGAGGTCGTGCATCCCGGCACCCGCATCCCGGCGGAGCCGCGCGCCGTCCGTCGCGCCCGCGGCCGGAAGGGCCTGGGCTTCGGCGAGCAGGAGTTCCTCGTCGGGATGGTCGCGCGGCTCGCGCGCGGCAAGGGCCACGCGACCCTGCTCCGGGCCGCGCAGTCGCTGTGCCACGCGCGCGGCGACGCGCGGGTGATCGTGGCCGGCGGCGCGCAGTTCGGCCTCGACGCCGACTACCCCGGGGAGCTGCAGCGGCTCGCCGCCTCGCTCGGCATCGCCGACCGCGTGCGCTTCACCGGGCAGACCGAGGCCACCGTCGATGCCCTGAGCGCCGTGGACGTGGCGGTGCACGTGCCCGACGGGCCCGAGAGCTACGGGCTCGCCGTGGTGGAGGCGATGGCCGCCGGGACCGCCGTGGTGGCGGGCGACGCGGGCGCGGTGCGCGAGATCGTCGAGCCGGGCACGACCGCCGTGCTGGTCCCGACCGGCGACCACGAGGCGCTGGCCACCGCGCTGCTCGCGCTGCACGACGATCCCGCGCTGCGCGACCGGATCGCGGCGGCCGGCGCCGAGGCCGCCGGCGCGCGGTTCGACGCCGGCCGGATGGCGCGGCGCATCGAGGCCATCTACCGGGACGCCGTGGCGTGAGGGTGGCGCTCGCCATCCACCACGTCAGACCCGGCGGCGGCCAGGACCGCTACGCGCTCGAGCTGGCCCGCCGCATCGGCCGCGTCTTCGATCTCGACCTCATCACGCTCGGCGCCGAGGGCGAGCTGCCGCCCGGCGTCGGCGTCAGGCTCGTGCGCGCGCCGGCCCGCCCGATGCTGCTCACCGCCCCGCTGTTCCGCCTCCGCGCCGGCGCCCTCGCGCGCGCGGGCCGCTACGACCTGGTGCACACGGTGGGCGGCGCGCTCCCCGGCTCGCAGGTGGTCACGGCCCAGTTCTGCGCCGCCGAGTGGCGGCGGCTGAGCCCCGGCATGGGCTGGTACCAGCGGCTGGTCTCGGCGCAGGCGGTGCGCGACGAGCGCGCGGCGTACCGGCACCCCGCGCTCGCGGCCGTGATCGCCGTCTCGCGCCGCACGGCCGCGGAGGTCGAGCGGCACTACGGCCCCCTGTCCGCGCCCGTCTACGTGGTGCCGAACGCGGTGGACCTCGAGGCCTTCGCGCCGCGGCGCGCCGCGAGCGCACCCCGCGCCAGACCGCGGCTGCTGTTCGTGGGCGCGTACGAGCGGAAGGGACTCGACGTGGCGATCCGCGCCCTGGCGCGGCTCGCGCACGACGCCGAGCTGCTGGCCGTGGGCGGCGGCGACCGCGAGCGCCACCGGCGCCTCGCCGCGTCGCTGGGCGTCGCCGACCGGGTCGTCCTCCAGCCGCCGCGCGCCGACATCGCCGCGGTGTTCGCGGACGCCGACGTGTTCGTGTTTCCGACCCGCTACGAGCCGTTCGGCATGGTGATCGCCGAGGCGCTCGCGTCCGGCCTGCCGGTCGTGACCAGCGCGCGGGCCGGGGCGGCCGACCTGATCCGCGACGGCGTGTCCGGCTGCGTGGTCCCCGACCCGGAGGACGCGGCGGGGTTCGCCGCCGCGGTGGACCGGATCCTCGACGACGGCGACGCGCGCGCGGCGATGTCGCGCGCCGCCCGCGAGGCGGTGCGGGACCTCACCTGGGATTCGGTCGCGGCCCAGACGCTCGCGGTCTACCGCTCCGCCGCCGGCGCGCCGGCCGCCGGCCTCCCGCCGCGTTCCGTGCCCGGCGCGCGGGCCGCCGCGGCGGGCGCGTGAGGCCTCCGCTCCGGGTCCTGTTCTTCGTCGAGGGCTACACCGACATCCGGTTCGTCGTCGGGCTGAGCGAGATCTGCGATCTCACGCTCGCCGTGGCCGCGCGTCCCTACGCCGAGGGCGGCCTTCAGGCCCGCGTGGCCGAGGCCGGCCTCCGCATTCCCGTGCAGCCGATTTCCGGCGGGCGGCTGGCGTTCCAGCTCGCCTCGCTGCGCCACCTGCTCCGGGTGGCGCGCGACTTCGACGTCGTCCTCGCGCAGGAGATGCTGCGCGGCGCGCTCAGCGCCAACCTGGCCGGTCGGCTGCGCGGCGTGCCGGTGGTGACCTTCACGGCGCTCCCGCCCCTCGAGTACTTCCGCTGCCGGCGCGAGCGGCGGCAGATCGGCGCGGCGAAGGCGCTGGCCGGCGCGCTGGCGATCCGCTTCCTGCTGCGCGCCAACGGCCTGATGGCGACGCGCTGCGTCGCGCTGGGCGAGTACCTGCGCGGCGTGGCGTCGCGCTACTGCCCCCGCTGCGTCCTGGGCGGCTACTACGGCGTGGACACCGACCTGTTCCGCCCGGCCGACGCGGCGGAGCGCGCGGCCTTGCGCGAGAAACTCGACCTGCCGCCCGACCGTTTCGTGATCGTCCTCTCGAGCCGCATCAGCCACGAGAAGGACCCCGAGACCGTGCTCGAGGCGGCGTCCATCGCGCGCGCCCGCGGCCTCGACGCGTACGTGCTGAACCTGGGCGGCGGCCACCGGGACTTCCTCGCGCTGGCGCACGGGATGGGCCTGCCCGGCGTGGACGACTGGGTCTCCGCGCGACCCGCCGTGCACCCGATGCACGGCCTCGCGGACTACTATCGCGCGGCCGACGCGCTCGCCCAGGCGTCGCTGGCCGAAGGCCTCGGCCTGGCGCCGCTCGAGGCGCTGGCCTGCGGCGTGCCGGTGGTGGCCACGGCCGTGGGCGGGATGGCGCTCACGCTGGCGGGGCGCGGCCGGTTGACGCCGCGGCGCGACGCGCCGGCGATGGCCGAGCAGCTGCTCTGGATCGCGGCACACCGGGACGAGGCGCGCGCGCAGGCGCTCGCGGGCCGGGAGTACGTCGTGCGCGAGTGGAGCCGCGCCAAGGCGTTCGGCGACCTGCGCCGCGTGCTGGAGGAGGTCGCCGGCCGCACCGCGGCAGGCGCCGGCGCCGAGCTGCGCGGCCCGAGGGCGCGCGCGGCGGACCGAGGCGGGAAGGCGGTGGCGCGGTGAGCGGTGTGCTGGCCGTGCCGGTCCTCGCGCTGGAGCAGTGGGCCGGCGTGGATCGCTACGCGGCGGGGCTCGCCCGCTACCTGCCCGAGGCCGCGCAGCCCGCCGTGGCGCGCACCCTGCGCGGGCCGCGCTACGTCGCGCGATACGCCCTCTACCCGCTGGCCCTGTGGAGCTACCGGCCGGCGCTGGTCCACGTGCTGGACCATTCCTACGCCCACTGCCTCGCGTCGTTTCCGGGCGTGCCCTCCGTCGTCACCGTGCACGATCTCCAGCCGCTGCGGGTGATCGAGCGCGCGGGGCGCTCGCTGCGCGCCGCCGCCCGCGGCTGGCTGCTCGGCTGGGTGCTGGACTGGGTGCGACGGGCCGACCGCTGGATCACCGTGAGCGCGTTCACGGCCGGGGAAGCCGTGCGCCTGCTGGACCTGCCCGCGGAGCGGATCCGGGTTGTCCCGCACGCGGTGGACGAGACCTTCCTGGTGCGACCGTCGGACGAAGCGGTGGCCACGCGGCGGCGCGCCTGGCTCGGCGCGGCGGGGGCGGCCGGGGCGCGCGTGGTGCTGAACGTCGGGACCTGCGTGCCGCGCAAGAACGTCGAGGCCGCGATCCGCGCGCTGGGGGTCCTGCGCCGGGAGGGCGTGGACGCGCACCTGGTGCAGATCGGCGGGCGGTTCGAGCGGTCGCACGTCGACGCGGCAGCCGCGGCCGGGGTCGGCCCGTTCGTGCACCAGGAGCCCTCGGTGACGGAGGATGCGCTGGTCGCGGCCTACTACGCGGCGGACGCGGTGGTGCTGCCCTCGACCTACGAGGGCTTCGGGGTGCCGGCGATCGAGGCGCTGGCGACGGGCGCGCCCGTGGTGACGAGCGGGGCCGGCGGCCTGGCGGAGGCGGTGGGCGACGCGGCGCTGGTCGTCGAGCCCGAGCCCGCGGCGCTGGCGGGCGCGCTCGCCCGCGTGCTGGGGGACGAGGACCTGCGCCGCACGCTCGTCGAGCGCGGCCGGGCGCGGACGCGCGCCTACACCTGGGACGCGGTGGCGGCCAAGATCCGCTCGGTGTACGCCGAGCTGCTGCCCACAACCTACAACCTGCAGCCCACCAACCGTCCTTGATTCCCGTCGCCTGCGTCTCCGTCTCCTCCGCCCTCGGCGGCTCCGAGTGGGTCCTGCGCGACTTCGCCACGCGCGCCCGGAACCACGGTGTGGACCCGCTGGTGATCCTGCCGAAGGAGGGGCCGCTCGGCGAGCGGCTGCGGGAGGACGGCATCAGGATCGCGATCGCCCCGGCGTCCGACGACTTCCTGGAGCTGTCGCAGCGCGAGCTGCGGCGCTCGCCCGAGACGCTGGTCCGCTTCAGCCGCGGGATGTGGCGCTGGTCGCGCGCCATCGCGGCGGAGTGCGACCGGGCCGAGCTGCTGCCGCCGG
Encoded proteins:
- a CDS encoding glycosyltransferase family 1 protein, which encodes MSGVLAVPVLALEQWAGVDRYAAGLARYLPEAAQPAVARTLRGPRYVARYALYPLALWSYRPALVHVLDHSYAHCLASFPGVPSVVTVHDLQPLRVIERAGRSLRAAARGWLLGWVLDWVRRADRWITVSAFTAGEAVRLLDLPAERIRVVPHAVDETFLVRPSDEAVATRRRAWLGAAGAAGARVVLNVGTCVPRKNVEAAIRALGVLRREGVDAHLVQIGGRFERSHVDAAAAAGVGPFVHQEPSVTEDALVAAYYAADAVVLPSTYEGFGVPAIEALATGAPVVTSGAGGLAEAVGDAALVVEPEPAALAGALARVLGDEDLRRTLVERGRARTRAYTWDAVAAKIRSVYAELLPTTYNLQPTNRP
- a CDS encoding glycosyltransferase family 4 protein, whose translation is MRVALAIHHVRPGGGQDRYALELARRIGRVFDLDLITLGAEGELPPGVGVRLVRAPARPMLLTAPLFRLRAGALARAGRYDLVHTVGGALPGSQVVTAQFCAAEWRRLSPGMGWYQRLVSAQAVRDERAAYRHPALAAVIAVSRRTAAEVERHYGPLSAPVYVVPNAVDLEAFAPRRAASAPRARPRLLFVGAYERKGLDVAIRALARLAHDAELLAVGGGDRERHRRLAASLGVADRVVLQPPRADIAAVFADADVFVFPTRYEPFGMVIAEALASGLPVVTSARAGAADLIRDGVSGCVVPDPEDAAGFAAAVDRILDDGDARAAMSRAAREAVRDLTWDSVAAQTLAVYRSAAGAPAAGLPPRSVPGARAAAAGA
- a CDS encoding glycosyltransferase family 4 protein, whose protein sequence is MRPPLRVLFFVEGYTDIRFVVGLSEICDLTLAVAARPYAEGGLQARVAEAGLRIPVQPISGGRLAFQLASLRHLLRVARDFDVVLAQEMLRGALSANLAGRLRGVPVVTFTALPPLEYFRCRRERRQIGAAKALAGALAIRFLLRANGLMATRCVALGEYLRGVASRYCPRCVLGGYYGVDTDLFRPADAAERAALREKLDLPPDRFVIVLSSRISHEKDPETVLEAASIARARGLDAYVLNLGGGHRDFLALAHGMGLPGVDDWVSARPAVHPMHGLADYYRAADALAQASLAEGLGLAPLEALACGVPVVATAVGGMALTLAGRGRLTPRRDAPAMAEQLLWIAAHRDEARAQALAGREYVVREWSRAKAFGDLRRVLEEVAGRTAAGAGAELRGPRARAADRGGKAVAR
- a CDS encoding glycosyltransferase family 4 protein, whose protein sequence is MRVVYVVPHATRGGAERVTMDLLALHGREAVEPVAIFLSEGPLVDEARRLGVPAEVLAAPRMRNLLAANRAKRRLARRLVELRAELVHGVMAWGHAYGGAAARLARIPAVWFQHDVPDFHHLVSLVAALTPARRIIANSVLTASAQRRFNPRRARIEVVHPGTRIPAEPRAVRRARGRKGLGFGEQEFLVGMVARLARGKGHATLLRAAQSLCHARGDARVIVAGGAQFGLDADYPGELQRLAASLGIADRVRFTGQTEATVDALSAVDVAVHVPDGPESYGLAVVEAMAAGTAVVAGDAGAVREIVEPGTTAVLVPTGDHEALATALLALHDDPALRDRIAAAGAEAAGARFDAGRMARRIEAIYRDAVA